In candidate division WOR-3 bacterium, the following proteins share a genomic window:
- a CDS encoding T9SS type A sorting domain-containing protein — protein MEAYCYVGNSRTSTCRTKVVVKIVKYYPRMLVYQRAEEYPSAPRSWGLFTVVPGFSLPDLTGRFELSLELRDLETLVLLDSSSVCFDVAHEPRGGGQGYDTDLTDGCDQSQLKLSPVGRATLVTYSIPKPLDVSIIVRDVAGRAVRTLLDASQAAGQHRLTWDGTADGGRILPSGTYFCTMNSGDFTVTRKTVKAN, from the coding sequence ATGGAAGCCTACTGCTACGTCGGCAACTCAAGAACATCAACATGCCGGACCAAGGTTGTCGTCAAGATCGTGAAGTACTACCCGAGGATGCTTGTGTACCAGAGAGCGGAGGAGTATCCCTCAGCGCCTCGCAGTTGGGGCCTCTTCACGGTCGTGCCTGGTTTTTCGCTTCCCGACCTCACGGGCAGATTCGAACTGTCACTCGAACTGCGAGACCTCGAGACCTTGGTGTTACTCGATAGTAGTTCTGTGTGCTTCGACGTGGCTCATGAGCCAAGAGGCGGAGGGCAAGGATACGACACAGATCTGACCGACGGCTGCGACCAGTCGCAGTTGAAGCTCAGCCCCGTTGGACGCGCGACGCTGGTGACCTACAGCATTCCCAAGCCCTTGGACGTGTCGATCATCGTTCGCGACGTCGCAGGCAGAGCGGTTCGGACCCTTCTCGACGCCTCTCAGGCTGCGGGTCAGCACCGACTGACCTGGGATGGGACCGCTGACGGCGGTCGAATCCTCCCGTCAGGAACCTACTTCTGCACGATGAATAGCGGGGACTTCACGGTGACAAGGAAAACAGTGAAAGCCAACTGA
- a CDS encoding M48 family metallopeptidase translates to MLLSNGTELVYRVRIHPRARHVRIVVSQRHGLVVTVPRRFDQRRIPEILEQKRDWIERTLRRLPIKPEPYRPPERIALAAIGEEWDVEYKMGNPKRIELLEHSDRTLLVSGAVGRPNLVRRILQRWLAIQARKHLVPWLHRTATELGFELKGVTVRTQRTLWASCSRRNTISLNARLLLLSPDLVRYIFIHELMHIRHPNHSRAFWQAVAVHVPDFRERLKELRHRMESLCV, encoded by the coding sequence ATGCTGTTGAGTAACGGAACCGAGCTGGTCTACCGGGTCAGGATCCACCCGCGGGCCCGGCACGTCCGGATTGTCGTATCGCAGCGACACGGACTGGTTGTGACTGTTCCGCGCAGGTTCGACCAGAGACGGATTCCGGAGATCCTTGAACAGAAGCGGGACTGGATCGAACGGACGCTGCGTCGGCTGCCAATCAAACCGGAGCCCTATCGCCCGCCGGAGCGGATTGCGCTGGCGGCCATCGGCGAAGAGTGGGATGTCGAGTACAAGATGGGGAACCCGAAGCGAATCGAGCTGCTGGAGCACAGCGACCGGACGCTCCTGGTTTCCGGCGCCGTTGGCCGCCCCAACTTGGTCCGGCGAATCCTGCAGCGGTGGCTGGCAATCCAGGCGCGGAAGCACCTCGTTCCCTGGCTGCATCGGACCGCGACCGAACTGGGATTCGAGTTGAAAGGCGTGACAGTGCGCACGCAGCGGACCCTCTGGGCAAGCTGCTCGCGCCGGAACACGATCAGCCTGAACGCCCGGTTGCTGCTTCTCTCCCCGGACCTCGTCCGCTACATCTTCATCCACGAACTCATGCACATCCGGCATCCGAATCACTCGCGCGCTTTCTGGCAAGCGGTAGCGGTCCACGTCCCGGACTTTCGGGAGAGGCTCAAGGAGCTGCGGCACCGCATGGAATCACTCTGCGTCTGA